In the Arthrobacter sp. CDRTa11 genome, AGGCCGGGAGGGGATGCTGCTTTCTGTCATGAGACCATCGTGTCACTGTTCGGGACAAATCTCACTAGAGTAGGGTTGCATTGGAGTGCCCGGACAGGCCCGACGAAGGGCCGGCCCGCCGCCCTCAGGAGAGGTTCATCACGTGTTCTATTGGGTCATGAAAAGGATCTTCCTGGGTCCGGTTTTGCGGCTGCTTTTCCGTCCCTGGGTCAAGGGTTTGGACAACGTTCCGTCGGAGGGCGCGGCGATCATCGCCTCCAACCATCTGTCCTTCTCGGATTCGATCTTTATGCCACTGATGGTGTCCAGGCCGGTTGTCTTCCTCGCCAAGTCTGAGTACTTCACCGGCACAGGACTTAAAGGCAGGCTCACCGCACTCTTCTTCAGGCTGACCAACCAACTCCCCATGGACAGGTCCGGCGGCGCGGCTTCGGCTGTCTCACTGAACGCCGGCATGGACGTGCTGACCACCGGCGGCCTGTTGGGGATCTATCCGGAAGGCACGCGCAGCCCCGACGGAAAGCTCTACCGGGGCAAGGTGGGAGTGGCACGGCTGGCCCTTCAGGCAGGGGTGCCTGTGATTCCCGTTGCAATGATCGGGACGGACAAAGTACAGCCCATCGGCAAAAGGATGCCCAATATCCGGCGGATCGGAATGATTTTCGGTGAACCGCTCGACTTCAGCAGATATCAGGACCAGGCCGAAGACCGGTTGGTCCAGCGCAAAGTGACTGACGAAATTATGTTCGAGCTCATGCGCCTCTCCGGCCAGGAGTACGTGGACGAGTACGCGGCAGTGGTGAAGCTCCGGCTCGATGGAAAGTAAACGGAGACGGCGCCTGGGGCAGACAGCACCGTGCAGGACCCCCGGCAGGGAGACAAACAGGAACCCCGGCAGGGAGACAAGCAGGAAGACATACAGCAACGCACCATGGAGCCGGAAGGCGATGGCGAGGCGTCGGCAACCGGATAACTGTGACGACGCTCTCAGGTCGCGTGACGGTCCGGTGCCATCATGGCGCCCGGGGCCATTAGGCTTAGAGGGTGACTGAGCTATCCGCAAAACCTGCCTTCTCGCTTTCCAGCACCGCCCAGAGCGGAGCAGCCAACTATCCCGGCCTGGATGATTGGCGCGATCTTCCCGTATCGCAGCAGCCCAGCTGGCAGGACAGTGACGTCTTCGACGCCTCAGTGAAGGAACTCTCCGTCCTTCCGCCGCTTGTTTTCGCTGGCGAGGTGGACATCCTGCGCGAGCGGCTTGCTGCCGCAGCGCAGGGCAAGGCATTCCTGCTGCAGGGCGGTGACTGCGCGGAGACGTTTGAAGCCGCCACCGCGGACAGGATCAGCGCCCGCGTCAGGACCATCCTCCAGATGGCTGTGGTGCTCACCTATGGTGCAGCCATGCCGGTCATCAAAATGGGCCGGATGGCCGGCCAGTTCGCCAAGCCGCGTTCTTCCAATGACGAAACCCGCGACGGCGTGACCCTCCCCGCATATCGCGGCGACATCGTCAACGGCTACGACTTCACGCCCGAATCACGCGGGCACGATGCCTCCAGGATGCTCAAGGCGTACCACACCTCGGCTTCCACGCTGAACCTGATCAGGGCGTTCACGCAGGGCGGCTTCGCCGACCTCCGCCTGGTGCACCACTGGAACAAGGGCTTCACCGAAAATCCCGCCCATGCCCGCTACGAGTCCCTTGCCCGGGACATCGACCGCGCAATCCAGTTCATGGCGTCCTGCGGTGCGGACTTCGAAGCCCTGAAGCGGGTGGAGTTCTTCGCCAGCCACGAGGCATTGCTGCTGGACTACGAGCGCGCGCTGACCCGCATTGACTCGCGAACGGGCTTCCCCTATGACACGTCGGCGCACTTCCTGTGGATCGGGGAGCGCACCCGCGAGCTTGACCACGCGCACGTCGATTTCCTCTCAAGGGTGCGGAATCCCATTGGCGTAAAGCTCGGCCCGTCCACCACCGGGGATGACGCCCTCCGCCTCATCGACAAGCTGGACCCCGAGCGGGAACCGGGCCGCCTGACCTTCATCACCCGCATGGGAGCCGGAAACATTCGCGAGAAACTCCCTGCCGTTGTGGAGAAGGTCACCGCCTCCGGGGCCCAGGTCCTCTGGGTTACCGACCCGATGCACGGCAACACCGTTACGTCGCCCAATGGCTACAAAACCCGCAATTTCGACGACGTCATTGACGAGGTGCGCGGGTTCTTCGAAGTTCACCATGGGCTGGGAACAGTTCCGGGCGGCCTCCACGTCGAGATGACCGGCGACGACGTCGCCGAGTGCCTCGGCGGTGCCGATCCTGTGGACCAGGAGGCATTCCTGGACAGGTATGAGTCGGTCTGCGACCCGCGCCTGAACCACATGCAGTCGCTCGAAATGGCCTTCCTGGTGGCCGGCGCGCTCGCCAAGAACTGATAGACGGCACTGTCTAAGCGCCACCCTGACCAGTGG is a window encoding:
- a CDS encoding class II 3-deoxy-7-phosphoheptulonate synthase; amino-acid sequence: MTELSAKPAFSLSSTAQSGAANYPGLDDWRDLPVSQQPSWQDSDVFDASVKELSVLPPLVFAGEVDILRERLAAAAQGKAFLLQGGDCAETFEAATADRISARVRTILQMAVVLTYGAAMPVIKMGRMAGQFAKPRSSNDETRDGVTLPAYRGDIVNGYDFTPESRGHDASRMLKAYHTSASTLNLIRAFTQGGFADLRLVHHWNKGFTENPAHARYESLARDIDRAIQFMASCGADFEALKRVEFFASHEALLLDYERALTRIDSRTGFPYDTSAHFLWIGERTRELDHAHVDFLSRVRNPIGVKLGPSTTGDDALRLIDKLDPEREPGRLTFITRMGAGNIREKLPAVVEKVTASGAQVLWVTDPMHGNTVTSPNGYKTRNFDDVIDEVRGFFEVHHGLGTVPGGLHVEMTGDDVAECLGGADPVDQEAFLDRYESVCDPRLNHMQSLEMAFLVAGALAKN